The DNA region atttaataaaaaaaataaagaatcctacaaaatatgaaatatcATCCAGTTCATCAATATTGTTGGGTAGTAAAACTAACGctcataattattataatgatatatatgatgaagaatataaaaaaaaaaattatcatattaacaaaatgaatatgCAATATAATGAaccatataatattcaatatattaAGGAAAAACAGAAAACGAAAACGAAAAcgaaaaagaaaaagaaaaaaaaaaaaaaaaaaga from Plasmodium reichenowi strain SY57 chromosome Unknown, whole genome shotgun sequence includes:
- a CDS encoding hypothetical protein (conserved Plasmodium protein, unknown function), encoding LIKKIKNPTKYEISSSSSILLGSKTNAHNYYNDIYDEEYKKKNYHINKMNMQYNEPYNIQYIKEKQKTKTKTKKKKKKKKKKDESYIDSYIDLIKNVKVFSFFENKEQIIQNNTFTNFFNNIKNFFFFSSNEKKEQKENNTSNHNNPYEQNKNINNKRQ